The following proteins are co-located in the [Pasteurella] mairii genome:
- a CDS encoding Protein of uncharacterised function (DUF2857), giving the protein MLDNLNKVILDHIVNNIREGNVNTCYHLGFSTAELSEIQQLSIDEMYDIAQSKVPIAAINIDHGAFWKMVKMAQVNSQERMIIDRALLLGASIQMLNAYFGLSTTKVSARRSLLGIREEPGRKATATDEQKTELWELWCQHKGSIQNLESMEGLELLMLFAEETQINLTAIWRTVEPWYRNKK; this is encoded by the coding sequence ATGCTTGATAATTTAAATAAAGTGATTTTGGATCATATTGTAAATAATATCCGCGAAGGCAATGTAAATACTTGCTATCACCTTGGATTTTCAACGGCAGAACTCAGTGAAATCCAACAGTTGAGCATTGATGAAATGTACGATATCGCGCAATCTAAAGTGCCGATTGCTGCCATCAATATCGATCATGGCGCCTTTTGGAAAATGGTCAAAATGGCACAAGTCAATTCGCAGGAACGAATGATTATTGATCGAGCCTTGCTTCTTGGCGCCTCCATTCAAATGTTGAATGCTTATTTTGGGTTAAGTACCACGAAAGTATCGGCAAGACGTAGTTTATTGGGGATTCGTGAAGAGCCTGGACGAAAAGCCACGGCAACCGATGAACAAAAGACCGAGCTATGGGAATTATGGTGTCAGCATAAAGGTAGCATTCAGAATTTAGAATCAATGGAAGGTCTGGAGTTATTAATGCTGTTTGCGGAAGAAACGCAAATTAATTTGACTGCGATTTGGCGTACGGTTGAGCCTTGGTATCGCAATAAAAAATAA